The Blastopirellula marina genome contains the following window.
TGGCCTGAATGTAGTAGTGATCGAACGATTCCGACCCGAAATCATTCGTGTCAGCCGAGACGAAGTGGTATTCGGACTGCAGGATGAACGAACCGTAAGCATAAGCCGCTTCCAGGCCACCCAGGCTGTAGCTGGTAGCCGCGAAATTACCTGTATCGACGATGTACGGAGCCAACGCCGCGTCAGGACGATTACGGAAGCGAAGTTTCTGATCCCCCAGGTGTCGCCAGCTGTAGCCCATACCGAGGTGAATCAAACCACGTCCGTCACTCGCTTCGTCGTACCAAGGTAGGTAAGTCACGCGTCCAGTGATCGCGGACGAGTCTTCATCGCTCTGGTAGAACGGTGGCTTGTTGCTTTGCTCAGACACGAACAGCCCCACACCGTAGGTCCAGTTCGCATCGGCGTTGTCGGAATGGGCCATCACACCCAAGTCACGACCGAGCAGGAATGGGCTGGAGCGTTCCATGAACGTAAGATACTTGTTCGGCGTGAGCTGCTGCATCGAGAACGGCTCGAAAAAGTGACCGATCCGCACATTCTGCACGTAAGGAAGCTCGCCAAAGTCGAGATAGACGTCCAGCAAGCTCACTTGGCTGGAAAGGTCGAACCACAATCGGTACGAGGTGTTCTCCAGGACGTTGCCTTTCAGCTCAACCCAGCAAGTCCGCAGCTTGATGGCGTTCTCAGCGTCGCCCACTTGATCGTGGCTTTGCTGGTTCTGGCTGAAGACAGCCGAGTCGAGGAAGAATCGTCCACCAAGATTCACCGAAGGTTTCAGTGCGGCCTTGGCGGCGGCTGTGGCATCGGCCTTCTCGACGGAAGCCTTCCACTTTAGGAGCGAGTCGACATCTTGGTTCAAATCGGGAGCAATATCTGCCCCAGCACTCACCGGCACGGTCGATTGGAACTTTTCGCGAGCCAGTTCTCGCTTCAATTCGTCGATCTGAGCTTGGAGATCGGCGGCCTGCTGGGCGGTAATTCCGGGTTCGGTGGGTAACCGCATAGGGAGCGGAGGCTCACTAACCTCAGGGATTTCAAAATCGGCACGAACCGCACCAACGGCACAAACAAGAACTACGGCTCCGATCACGATCCATCGTGTCATGAGAAACTGCCCCATCGAAAGTTGTCAGATCATTTGCATTTGCCGATCCATCCGTTGTCCGGCTTTGTGTGATTCGACGCGACATAGGTAGCACCTCAATGCATTTTCACCCGGTTTTTGGCTAGAACGCGGTTTCCGCACACCATAGGTTTTTGTTATGCCATCTAGAGAAACTTTCTTGTTTTGCCCCCCGGTTGGATATAACGATTCGCCTCACCCGTCTTAGGGCAAGCACTCCCCACCAGGGCTATTCAACCACCACTTGCGGCCCGAATCGCCCCTCCCCAGGGCGGATACCCCCTGGGTACTGTGCGTTCTTTTATACGATTTCACGTTATCTGCACTGCATCCGTGACCTACTGTTTTGCATTGACAGGTTGCAAATGGTGCAGGCCTGAAATTAGTGATGGGAATGGAAATGTGCTGCGAGAAGCACACCTGGGGCAGGAGAATCTCATGCTTACTACGAAGGGCAAAATCAGCGGTCTAGTTGCAATCGGCTGCTTATCGCTCGTTCTGTTGATTTCGATTGGCTGGTACACCCTCTCGGAACAAGTTTCGAGCCTGAATGAAATTGTCGACGACAACTTCCTCGTCCTCATCGACCAGCAAATCACGCCGCTGTTACAAGACGAGATTCTGCCGTTCTTGAATGACGACCTCGTCCGCACGCAGCAAATGCAAGGCAGCATCGTGCTTATGCTGGATGCTGACCGCGATGCTTACCAGGTGCTGGTTGCCGAAATGGAAGCCCGCAGCCTAGCCTTAACCGGCACAACGACTAAAGAGTTGTACGACAAGCTTGTTGAGTCGCACGAACAGAACCTCGCT
Protein-coding sequences here:
- a CDS encoding OprO/OprP family phosphate-selective porin — protein: MTRWIVIGAVVLVCAVGAVRADFEIPEVSEPPLPMRLPTEPGITAQQAADLQAQIDELKRELAREKFQSTVPVSAGADIAPDLNQDVDSLLKWKASVEKADATAAAKAALKPSVNLGGRFFLDSAVFSQNQQSHDQVGDAENAIKLRTCWVELKGNVLENTSYRLWFDLSSQVSLLDVYLDFGELPYVQNVRIGHFFEPFSMQQLTPNKYLTFMERSSPFLLGRDLGVMAHSDNADANWTYGVGLFVSEQSNKPPFYQSDEDSSAITGRVTYLPWYDEASDGRGLIHLGMGYSWRHLGDQKLRFRNRPDAALAPYIVDTGNFAATSYSLGGLEAAYAYGSFILQSEYHFVSADTNDFGSESFDHYYIQASYVLTGENRAYNRRSGSFSNRIVPYENFFRVRTQDGCIGNGRGAWEVAYRYAHDDLNSDNISGGRDYRHLVGLNWYLSPFTRAMFEYNYSNTDDTVASNGILHVFQMRMQFDF